Proteins co-encoded in one Synechococcus elongatus PCC 6301 genomic window:
- a CDS encoding J domain-containing protein, which yields MSAERSRWLQCLGLPATADAIAIKTAYRQLARQWHPDCNPDPQATARFQEIQIAYERLLVLQESATAQPVPQAPPADAALIALKRQFQPQLQDLLADGRWAKAIALTEALQQRLPDDWEVRQWLAICYLRQGQALLVQQQRQQAIVYFEKARRTDPHNPRLQQEIQASHRLASARRA from the coding sequence ATGAGTGCCGAGCGATCGCGATGGCTGCAGTGTTTGGGACTTCCTGCTACGGCTGACGCGATCGCGATCAAAACGGCTTACCGTCAGTTGGCGCGGCAGTGGCACCCCGATTGCAATCCCGATCCGCAAGCCACCGCTCGTTTTCAGGAGATCCAGATCGCCTACGAGCGGCTGTTAGTTCTGCAAGAATCCGCCACGGCTCAACCCGTTCCGCAAGCCCCCCCAGCGGATGCAGCTCTGATTGCCCTCAAACGTCAGTTCCAGCCACAACTACAAGATCTGCTGGCGGATGGACGCTGGGCGAAGGCGATCGCCTTAACTGAAGCACTGCAACAACGCTTACCCGACGATTGGGAAGTGCGTCAGTGGTTGGCAATCTGTTATCTCCGGCAAGGGCAAGCCTTGCTGGTTCAACAACAGCGACAGCAAGCGATCGTCTACTTTGAGAAAGCGCGCCGCACCGATCCGCACAATCCACGCCTCCAACAAGAAATTCAAGCCAGCCATAGGCTGGCCTCAGCTCGGCGAGCCTGA
- a CDS encoding diguanylate cyclase, whose amino-acid sequence MRLRVWLSLPRLCGFLAITLGLIVLLGWAISSPALTMLLPGSANTMKVNTAFCFILSGWALIWAQSRVRWQQQWHRVCLLLVATITSLTMLQYVTGWNLGLDELLVRDRISPVGSGLPGRMSDQAAISFLLLTASLSCARSQREPRVICSQSLALIAGWIAMLGLFGYLLGINAFYLFLDRQSAIASNTVVGFLVLSIGALSFHPQRGLLAILSSPSLGGRLSRTLLPWLFVLPLLLRGLKFLSQQYLSVTPVVSDGLVAPITTSLLVALLWVVARSLNQQEEKLLTALQAAQEIQRRFRQIVMQAPQPMVLYRSDGCILEVNEAWRELSGYELEDTPTVESWFEKVYGPEKVAEVLRIAEEVYAMPPGQRQANGEFVIQTRSGALRTWDFYSSALGPDAEGRSLVLSTVIDVTERAHTDRQLRDLSENLEHLVQIRTTELESIRDQLETAQRVAKVGSWAFEVVTQTIEWSPQLFRLFGMNPSEPVPSFEEHLQQIHPLDRDYWLRNVQRCIQQGTPYSIDFRVTWADGSIHWVSGQGEAVRNAEGQVVRLIGSAIDITDRKATELRLAQAEEQARLLIEKNPGVVYRFSPNALQDKGYVSPQIETLLGVDQSQWHAGFANTWQQFVHPDDLDKIQQQFEAALAEQRAYSFEYRMIRSDGQTIWVRDQGEMLLSVDGTLLVQGLAIDITALKEMGLALQERIQELDQRNREMQLLGQLNDFLQACSTVAEAGQVIAGFLPQLFPNCRGQLSLLQRDGKLEMLQAIVEWGQPVHTQPSFLLSDCWALRRGTPYLYDPDQVLSPACPHVKGKISSGESIFCLPLAAFGEILGHLQFEQMVTHDNSCVDSKAPPLAETIAEQLALAIANLQLRETLRQENLRDPLTGLFNRRYLQEFFEQELARAKRSGDSIGILMLDIDYFKRFNDEFGHDAGDMVLKQVARALLNQVRASDVVCRFGGEEIAILMPGASLEVSARKADQIRQAIAQLIISYHEQTLPSLTISIGVAAFPESGLASDTLIKSADTSLYQAKAAGRNCVVVHQPSWRKFELMSADDSAIAVNPDPSGSPS is encoded by the coding sequence GGCAATCAGTAGTCCAGCACTAACGATGCTGCTGCCGGGCAGTGCCAACACAATGAAGGTCAACACGGCTTTCTGCTTTATCCTCAGCGGTTGGGCATTGATCTGGGCGCAGTCAAGGGTGCGTTGGCAGCAGCAATGGCACCGCGTTTGTCTATTACTAGTCGCTACGATCACCAGCTTGACCATGCTGCAATATGTCACGGGCTGGAATCTAGGGCTGGATGAACTGCTGGTTCGCGATCGCATTTCCCCAGTGGGGTCTGGCCTGCCGGGTCGGATGAGTGATCAAGCTGCAATCTCGTTTTTACTGCTGACCGCTTCTCTCAGCTGTGCTCGCAGTCAGAGAGAACCACGAGTGATCTGTAGCCAGAGTCTTGCTTTGATTGCCGGGTGGATTGCAATGCTTGGCCTTTTTGGCTATTTACTCGGCATCAATGCTTTTTATCTATTCCTCGACCGCCAAAGTGCGATCGCCTCTAACACGGTTGTGGGGTTCTTAGTGCTCAGCATTGGGGCTCTCAGCTTCCACCCCCAACGGGGATTGCTAGCAATTCTGAGTAGTCCTTCGCTTGGGGGGCGACTGAGTCGGACTCTGTTGCCTTGGCTCTTTGTATTACCGCTGCTGTTACGCGGTCTCAAGTTTTTGAGCCAACAGTACTTATCGGTCACCCCCGTGGTCAGTGACGGCCTCGTGGCACCGATTACGACCAGTCTGCTAGTCGCACTTCTTTGGGTTGTTGCGCGATCGCTCAATCAGCAAGAAGAAAAACTGTTGACCGCACTCCAAGCAGCCCAAGAGATCCAGCGGCGTTTCCGACAAATTGTCATGCAAGCCCCTCAGCCGATGGTGCTCTATCGCAGTGACGGTTGCATCTTAGAGGTCAACGAAGCTTGGCGGGAATTAAGTGGTTATGAACTTGAAGACACGCCCACCGTTGAAAGTTGGTTCGAAAAAGTCTATGGCCCAGAGAAGGTAGCAGAAGTGTTACGCATCGCAGAGGAAGTTTATGCGATGCCGCCCGGTCAACGGCAGGCGAATGGGGAATTTGTCATTCAAACTCGCTCGGGAGCGCTGCGGACTTGGGATTTTTATTCCTCCGCTCTCGGGCCAGACGCCGAAGGACGATCACTAGTTTTAAGTACAGTGATTGATGTCACCGAGCGTGCACACACTGATCGCCAGCTACGGGATCTCAGCGAAAATCTTGAGCATTTAGTGCAGATCCGTACCACCGAACTGGAGTCGATTCGCGATCAGCTCGAAACGGCTCAGCGCGTCGCCAAGGTTGGCAGTTGGGCCTTTGAGGTTGTCACCCAAACAATTGAATGGTCGCCTCAACTGTTTCGTTTGTTTGGGATGAACCCCAGTGAGCCCGTACCCAGCTTTGAGGAACATCTACAGCAAATTCATCCCCTCGATCGCGACTACTGGCTTAGAAATGTGCAGAGATGCATCCAACAAGGAACTCCTTATTCCATCGACTTTCGTGTGACTTGGGCTGATGGCAGCATTCACTGGGTCAGTGGACAAGGCGAAGCCGTTCGTAATGCTGAAGGTCAGGTGGTGCGACTCATCGGCAGTGCGATCGATATCACCGATCGCAAAGCTACAGAATTACGTTTAGCCCAGGCCGAAGAGCAAGCCCGTCTTCTGATCGAGAAGAATCCGGGGGTGGTCTATCGTTTCTCGCCGAATGCTCTACAGGACAAGGGGTATGTCAGCCCTCAGATTGAAACCTTGCTCGGAGTTGATCAATCCCAGTGGCATGCAGGCTTTGCCAACACGTGGCAACAGTTTGTGCATCCAGACGACCTAGACAAGATACAACAGCAGTTTGAAGCCGCGCTCGCCGAACAACGAGCCTACAGCTTTGAATATCGGATGATTCGCAGCGATGGCCAAACCATTTGGGTGCGCGACCAAGGCGAGATGTTGCTGTCAGTCGATGGAACGCTGCTAGTCCAAGGACTAGCGATTGATATCACAGCACTCAAAGAAATGGGCTTGGCGTTGCAGGAGCGCATTCAAGAACTCGATCAACGTAATCGGGAGATGCAACTGCTGGGACAGCTGAATGATTTTCTACAGGCTTGTTCCACGGTTGCTGAAGCAGGACAAGTAATTGCCGGATTTCTCCCCCAACTCTTTCCTAACTGTCGCGGTCAGCTGAGTTTGCTCCAGCGGGATGGAAAGCTCGAAATGCTCCAAGCCATTGTTGAATGGGGCCAACCCGTTCATACTCAGCCGTCTTTTTTGCTCAGCGATTGTTGGGCTCTACGCCGTGGTACGCCCTATCTCTATGATCCGGACCAAGTGCTTAGTCCAGCTTGCCCCCACGTCAAGGGCAAGATCTCCTCGGGAGAAAGCATTTTTTGCTTGCCGCTCGCCGCTTTCGGCGAGATTTTGGGGCACCTACAGTTTGAACAAATGGTTACACATGACAATAGCTGTGTGGACAGCAAGGCCCCACCTCTAGCTGAAACCATCGCTGAGCAACTTGCATTAGCAATTGCCAACCTCCAACTGCGAGAAACCCTGCGCCAAGAGAACCTGCGCGATCCGCTTACAGGGTTGTTCAATCGCCGCTATCTGCAGGAATTTTTTGAACAGGAATTGGCCCGCGCCAAGCGCAGTGGTGACAGCATCGGGATATTAATGCTGGATATTGACTACTTCAAGCGTTTCAACGACGAGTTTGGCCACGATGCAGGCGATATGGTCTTGAAACAGGTAGCTCGCGCCCTGCTTAACCAAGTTCGTGCCTCAGATGTGGTCTGTCGCTTTGGTGGCGAAGAAATTGCGATTTTAATGCCGGGAGCCAGCCTTGAAGTCAGCGCTCGCAAGGCTGATCAAATTCGACAGGCGATCGCTCAATTAATCATCAGCTATCACGAGCAAACGCTGCCCTCTCTCACGATCTCAATTGGGGTGGCTGCATTCCCAGAATCGGGGCTAGCGAGCGATACGTTGATCAAGTCAGCTGACACCAGTCTTTACCAAGCCAAAGCTGCAGGCCGTAACTGCGTCGTGGTACATCAACCCAGCTGGCGCAAATTCGAATTGATGAGCGCTGATGACTCTGCAATCGCGGTTAATCCAGATCCGTCAGGCTCGCCGAGCTGA